A part of Deltaproteobacteria bacterium genomic DNA contains:
- a CDS encoding thermonuclease family protein — MRRLIPVLLFLLTGCGGGGTSSSPRLEAPEPPRAVRVVDADTIDIDGIRYRLHGIDAPESYQTCRAWGQTWECGEAATQALLSHADNISCTGEASDRYGRVVGRCTARGVDVNAWLVREGWALAAYSTDYNDEEADARAQRRGIHRGVFVDPADRRRGQRLKGEDTIAGNFTPGTVDIPHLANGLLWGTVTVDGQLLDHSVFGITAAGDAVSFGDWQATDPDVTGSATWTGDMTAITHAGDERAAGSARLTVKDLGRPIMDLTLSSADASAFAALHWSDIPIHEGAFSASDGSMHGRFYGPQHPEASGVFYRDGWRGAFGVSR; from the coding sequence ATGCGTCGACTGATCCCCGTCCTGCTGTTCCTACTCACCGGCTGTGGAGGAGGGGGTACCTCCTCCTCCCCGCGGCTCGAAGCTCCCGAACCGCCGCGGGCCGTCCGTGTCGTCGACGCTGACACGATCGACATCGACGGCATCCGTTACAGGCTTCACGGCATCGACGCCCCCGAGTCCTACCAGACCTGCCGCGCCTGGGGGCAGACCTGGGAATGCGGCGAGGCGGCCACACAAGCCCTCCTGTCGCACGCCGACAATATCTCGTGCACAGGGGAAGCCTCGGACCGCTACGGCCGCGTTGTCGGCCGTTGTACGGCCCGTGGGGTCGACGTCAACGCATGGCTCGTCCGGGAGGGGTGGGCCCTGGCCGCCTACTCGACCGACTACAACGACGAGGAGGCCGACGCCCGCGCCCAACGCCGCGGCATCCACCGGGGGGTGTTCGTCGATCCCGCCGACCGACGCCGGGGCCAGCGCCTCAAAGGGGAGGACACCATCGCTGGCAACTTCACGCCGGGAACCGTCGACATCCCGCATCTCGCCAATGGCCTCCTGTGGGGCACCGTGACCGTTGACGGACAGCTACTCGATCACAGCGTCTTCGGCATCACCGCTGCCGGCGACGCCGTCTCCTTCGGCGACTGGCAGGCCACCGATCCCGACGTCACCGGGAGCGCCACGTGGACCGGCGACATGACCGCCATTACTCACGCTGGCGACGAGCGGGCCGCCGGCTCGGCTCGGCTCACGGTCAAGGACCTGGGGCGGCCGATCATGGATCTCACGCTGTCGAGCGCCGACGCCAGCGCATTCGCCGCGCTCCACTGGTCTGACATTCCGATTCACGAGGGAGCCTTCAGCGCAAGCGACGGCTCGATGCATGGACGCTTCTACGGCCCGCAACACCCCGAAGCAAGCGGCGTGTTCTACCGTGACGGGTGGCGCGGCGCGTTCGGCGTCAGTCGCTGA
- a CDS encoding DUF1640 domain-containing protein — MAEAIAFDTHRFVKRLTESGFTEKQAETLAEEHVAFLNTNLATKTDIAAIKADIARVEAGMDALRQETKANIEALRQETRASIEAVKADLLKWLFGALIAQGGLIVTLVKLL, encoded by the coding sequence ATGGCCGAGGCTATTGCCTTCGACACTCATCGCTTTGTCAAGCGTCTCACCGAGAGCGGCTTCACCGAGAAGCAGGCCGAGACTCTCGCCGAGGAGCATGTCGCCTTCCTCAACACCAATCTCGCCACCAAGACCGATATCGCCGCGATCAAGGCCGACATTGCCAGGGTCGAGGCCGGCATGGATGCCCTGCGACAGGAGACCAAGGCCAATATCGAGGCCCTGCGGCAGGAAACCAGAGCCAGCATAGAGGCGGTGAAGGCGGATCTTCTGAAATGGCTGTTTGGCGCACTGATCGCCCAGGGCGGTCTGATCGTCACCCTGGTCAAACTGTTGTAG
- a CDS encoding UvrD-helicase domain-containing protein produces MAAGTLFETKRTGLARILFAILHPRHAKAALVSAEAVQLVFGSRFTDIPLGNVEAVDLAGGSLYSGVRIRHAAGDSHVSGLPRTAAFALADALETARREWWRRTLAPQLGKLRSVHHRLVELADPPKYLRADALRELEADAQAVAGSLAARWPEVLSDVPEFQLLRDILDFLEAPADAREKANKAFVVNELGRSREFFDQIEARPLTKEQRRAVVIDERRNLVVAAAGSGKTSVIVAKTGWLVRKGYRRPSELLLLAFARDTRKEMEERMDKRLGAAIARDVTVRTFHGLGLAIIGEAEGKRPALAATAENDRALFELLKGIVADMLADRELSTTVREWFQEGFAPYKSAHEFRNWGEYHDYIRKFDIRSLKGETVRSFEECEIANFLYLNGVAYEYEAPYEHDLATSEKRQYRPDFHLPEHRIYIEHFGIDAAGNTAPFVDREQYQREMAWKRGVHAEHGTVLIETFSHEHTDGRLLRNLTDKLAAHDVELSPIPREDVFAALEQQGRIDPFTRLVATFLQHFKGSRISFADIEGRAGAHRDRERAQAFLAVFRPIFERYQEALARSGEIDFHDMINRATSLVEEGRYRSPFGYILVDEFQDISPSRAQLLKALLDSTPGAQLFAVGDDWQAIYRFGGSDIAVMREFGDHFGAFERIDLTTTFRCSDRIAAVATDFVLRNPAQIRKRVRARRKADRPAVYVGLPGEQKLSLLKETLDRIAEDASQHDGTSEVLLLGRYRHLRPRNLSTLPKQYPGLRFTWMTIHRSKGLEADYAVILGLCSGKHGFPVEIADDPLLDLVLAAPEAHPNAEERRLLYVAITRARRQVFLLADGGPPSEFVSELIDGGYDVNVFGRPPEGDVSCPRCTRGRIVRRESTRDGSVFYGCSNFPLCEQTARACPACGSGLPVRSGEAYRCRDCGGEIETCPVCDGWLNTRMGPYGRFLGCSNWPDCDYTRNLRKSKKGTGLR; encoded by the coding sequence TTGGCGGCGGGCACCCTGTTCGAGACCAAGCGAACAGGGCTGGCCAGGATCCTGTTTGCGATCCTGCATCCGCGCCATGCCAAGGCGGCTTTGGTGAGCGCCGAAGCGGTCCAGTTGGTCTTCGGTTCGCGTTTCACCGACATACCCTTGGGTAATGTGGAAGCTGTCGACCTGGCGGGCGGCAGTCTCTATTCCGGCGTTCGGATCCGCCATGCCGCGGGCGATTCGCATGTTTCGGGTTTGCCTCGAACGGCCGCATTCGCTCTGGCCGATGCCCTCGAAACGGCGCGACGTGAGTGGTGGCGACGTACGCTTGCGCCGCAACTCGGAAAGCTCCGCTCCGTGCATCACCGCCTAGTCGAGCTTGCTGATCCTCCGAAATACCTCAGGGCCGACGCGTTGCGCGAGCTTGAGGCCGATGCGCAAGCAGTCGCCGGCAGTTTAGCAGCGCGGTGGCCGGAAGTTCTGTCGGATGTCCCGGAGTTCCAGTTGCTGCGGGACATCCTGGATTTTCTGGAAGCACCGGCCGATGCCCGGGAGAAGGCCAACAAGGCGTTTGTCGTCAACGAGCTGGGCCGCTCGCGCGAGTTCTTCGACCAGATCGAGGCTCGCCCGCTTACGAAAGAGCAGCGCAGGGCGGTTGTCATCGACGAGCGCCGCAATCTCGTGGTCGCCGCGGCCGGGAGCGGCAAGACATCGGTCATCGTGGCCAAGACAGGGTGGCTCGTCCGAAAGGGGTATCGCAGGCCGTCCGAACTGCTTCTGTTGGCCTTCGCGCGCGACACCCGCAAGGAGATGGAAGAGCGGATGGACAAGCGTCTCGGCGCCGCGATTGCCCGCGACGTGACGGTGCGCACCTTCCACGGCCTGGGCTTGGCGATCATCGGCGAAGCCGAAGGGAAGCGCCCGGCACTCGCCGCGACCGCAGAGAACGACCGAGCGCTGTTCGAATTGCTCAAGGGAATCGTGGCCGATATGCTCGCCGACCGCGAACTCTCGACCACGGTGCGGGAATGGTTCCAGGAGGGATTCGCGCCGTACAAGAGCGCGCACGAGTTCAGGAACTGGGGCGAGTACCACGACTACATCCGCAAGTTCGACATACGTTCGCTGAAGGGCGAAACCGTCCGCAGCTTCGAGGAGTGCGAGATCGCGAACTTCCTCTATCTCAACGGGGTCGCCTACGAGTACGAAGCGCCCTACGAGCACGATCTGGCGACCTCGGAGAAACGCCAGTACAGGCCAGACTTCCATCTTCCCGAACACCGCATCTATATCGAGCACTTCGGGATCGACGCCGCCGGAAACACGGCGCCTTTTGTCGATCGGGAGCAATATCAACGGGAAATGGCGTGGAAGCGTGGCGTCCATGCCGAGCACGGCACCGTCCTGATCGAAACCTTCAGTCACGAACACACTGACGGCAGGCTGCTCCGCAACCTGACGGACAAGCTTGCGGCCCATGATGTGGAGCTTTCACCGATACCGCGGGAGGATGTGTTCGCCGCTCTCGAACAACAGGGGCGGATCGATCCGTTCACGCGGCTGGTTGCGACCTTCCTGCAGCACTTCAAGGGCAGTCGGATATCCTTTGCCGACATCGAGGGACGCGCCGGCGCCCATCGGGACAGGGAGCGGGCGCAGGCTTTCCTTGCGGTGTTCCGGCCGATATTCGAGCGCTACCAGGAAGCGCTGGCCCGCTCGGGGGAGATCGACTTCCACGACATGATCAACCGTGCGACCAGTCTTGTGGAGGAAGGACGTTACCGCAGCCCGTTCGGATACATCCTGGTGGACGAGTTCCAGGATATTTCGCCGTCCCGCGCGCAGTTGCTGAAGGCGCTCCTCGACAGCACGCCGGGCGCCCAGTTGTTCGCGGTCGGCGACGATTGGCAGGCAATCTACCGGTTCGGCGGCTCGGACATCGCGGTCATGCGGGAGTTCGGAGACCATTTCGGCGCGTTCGAGCGCATCGATCTCACTACCACGTTCCGCTGCTCCGACCGCATCGCTGCGGTCGCTACCGATTTCGTGCTGCGCAACCCCGCGCAAATCCGCAAGAGGGTCCGCGCGAGGCGGAAGGCGGACAGGCCCGCGGTATACGTAGGACTTCCCGGCGAGCAGAAACTCTCGCTTCTCAAAGAGACGCTCGACCGGATCGCGGAGGATGCCAGCCAGCACGACGGAACGTCGGAAGTGCTGCTGCTGGGCCGCTATCGGCATCTGCGGCCCCGCAATCTGAGCACGCTGCCAAAGCAGTATCCAGGTCTTCGCTTCACTTGGATGACCATACACCGTTCCAAGGGTCTCGAGGCCGACTATGCGGTGATCCTCGGTCTGTGTTCGGGGAAGCACGGGTTTCCCGTCGAGATAGCCGACGACCCGCTGCTCGATCTGGTGCTCGCAGCGCCCGAGGCTCATCCGAATGCCGAGGAGCGACGCCTTCTCTATGTGGCCATCACCCGGGCAAGACGGCAGGTCTTCCTGCTTGCCGATGGCGGCCCGCCGTCGGAATTCGTTTCGGAGTTGATCGACGGCGGATACGATGTCAACGTGTTCGGTCGTCCGCCGGAGGGCGATGTATCCTGTCCGCGATGCACTCGCGGACGGATTGTGCGCCGCGAAAGCACCCGCGACGGAAGCGTCTTCTATGGTTGCTCGAATTTTCCGCTTTGCGAGCAAACGGCGCGTGCTTGCCCTGCGTGCGGAAGCGGCCTTCCCGTCAGATCCGGTGAGGCTTACCGCTGCCGCGACTGCGGCGGGGAAATCGAGACCTGTCCGGTGTGCGACGGCTGGCTGAACACCAGAATGGGCCCCTACGGTCGTTTCCTCGGCTGCTCGAATTGGCCGGACTGCGACTATACGAGAAACCTGCGCAAATCGAAAAAGGGCACGGGACTCAGGTAG
- a CDS encoding relaxase domain-containing protein: MVASIGVVASPSQGVSYYQRDGYYAKDDPAHLEASAWAGKGAEALGLAGPVDPDTFQAILEGRVPDGPHLGRRGKEGEIEHRPGRDVTMSAPKSVSLVAMIGGDERIVEAHDRAVRTTLGWVEKNAVLTRMQDGTTGAMVHAGGQKTVAATFWHDTSRNLDPQLHTHCVIANMVQGADSRWRTMVNDGLYRQQKAISAIYRAELAEGLGRLGYELERTHPDGRFEISGIPREVIEAFSTRRAEIEAAMKERGFDDPSDDKRLADRAALMTRAAKRDVDKGELRQVWDLQAQSLGFSPEPIMDRAAEREPETSTWAPAGREALLSGEEYFVTGAVDWAVEHLSERQAVFSHADLLAATLSQEPGSATVQEAEWAIEALERDGKLHGAIGPEHGRHWATEAAVAREWETVERMREGKDAGERLMRGWVATAKLHRGRLNEGQKEAVKLLLSSTDRVVGVQGYAGTGKTTMLDRFRSLAESAGYRVKGLAPSASAARTLGRESGIRSETLQRYLTRHAGIVEGRATPRSLRELRAAQARTVLVVDESSLASSEQMRGLLRIATALRLPRVVLVGDEKQLDGVEAGKPFAQLKAAGMATAAVDEIVRQRDVDLKEAVRASLAGEVRIAFEKLGDRITRVEPEHLGRDAAERWLALSPEKRKTAGVIAPTRALRDAINETIRERLLAEGAVHGSAHEVRKLVSRGLTRAEMTRSGNYEIGDTVIFNRCYKTLGVEKNDARQVARVDAGGSRVHLRDDRGNLVEWNPVRIAAAKGGVEVFRSETMELRSGDRIRFTRNDPSSDLTNGQVAEVESLDKDGVRFRLEDGTPAKLGGKDAQLGHIDHAWAATIHSFQGRTVDQIIAAMPAGNRELVNQKSFYVAISRARDAADLVTDDPERLADQLQRVTGERVAALDAVAQEAELDVGKEGQVAFDLEVGEAESPNDGVERAPEVDRESDRTDGREGWTDPEMERDGDPQDSAPQSERENMPAPEEILRELDLDL, translated from the coding sequence ATGGTAGCTTCCATCGGCGTGGTGGCCTCGCCGTCCCAGGGGGTGAGCTACTACCAACGCGACGGGTACTACGCGAAGGACGATCCGGCGCACCTCGAGGCGAGCGCCTGGGCGGGCAAGGGGGCGGAGGCGCTGGGGCTCGCCGGCCCGGTCGATCCCGACACGTTCCAGGCGATACTCGAAGGAAGGGTTCCCGACGGCCCGCACTTGGGCAGGCGCGGCAAGGAGGGAGAGATCGAGCACCGCCCCGGCCGGGACGTAACCATGTCGGCTCCCAAGTCGGTGTCGCTGGTGGCGATGATCGGCGGCGACGAGCGCATCGTGGAAGCGCACGACCGGGCGGTGCGGACGACGCTGGGCTGGGTCGAGAAGAACGCCGTGCTCACCCGGATGCAGGACGGGACTACCGGAGCGATGGTCCACGCCGGCGGCCAGAAGACGGTGGCCGCCACTTTCTGGCACGACACTTCCAGGAACCTGGATCCCCAACTCCATACTCACTGCGTCATCGCCAACATGGTACAGGGCGCGGACAGCCGCTGGCGCACCATGGTGAACGACGGGCTCTACCGTCAGCAGAAGGCGATCAGCGCGATCTACCGGGCGGAGCTGGCCGAGGGACTCGGACGTCTTGGCTACGAGCTGGAGCGCACCCACCCGGACGGGCGCTTCGAGATCTCAGGGATTCCGCGCGAGGTGATCGAGGCCTTTTCCACCCGCCGCGCGGAGATCGAGGCGGCGATGAAGGAACGGGGCTTCGACGACCCTTCCGACGACAAGCGCCTGGCGGACCGTGCGGCTCTCATGACACGGGCGGCCAAGCGCGACGTGGACAAAGGAGAGTTGCGCCAGGTCTGGGATCTCCAGGCGCAATCGCTCGGGTTCTCGCCCGAACCGATCATGGACCGGGCCGCGGAGCGAGAACCCGAGACCTCGACCTGGGCGCCAGCAGGCCGGGAGGCTCTGCTTTCCGGCGAGGAGTACTTCGTGACCGGCGCGGTGGACTGGGCGGTGGAGCACCTGTCGGAGCGCCAGGCGGTGTTCTCGCACGCGGATCTTCTGGCTGCAACGCTCTCGCAGGAGCCGGGCTCGGCCACGGTGCAGGAAGCGGAATGGGCCATCGAGGCGCTGGAGCGGGACGGGAAGCTTCACGGAGCCATCGGGCCGGAGCACGGCAGGCACTGGGCCACGGAGGCGGCGGTGGCGCGGGAATGGGAGACGGTCGAGCGGATGCGGGAGGGCAAGGACGCGGGCGAGCGGCTGATGCGCGGCTGGGTGGCGACCGCCAAGCTCCACCGTGGCCGGCTCAACGAAGGTCAGAAGGAGGCCGTGAAGCTCCTTCTCTCCTCAACGGACCGGGTGGTGGGAGTGCAGGGCTACGCGGGGACCGGGAAGACGACGATGCTCGACCGGTTCCGGTCCCTTGCGGAGAGCGCCGGCTACCGGGTGAAGGGGCTTGCGCCGTCCGCCTCGGCGGCGCGAACCTTGGGCCGGGAATCGGGAATACGGAGCGAGACCCTGCAACGCTACCTGACCCGTCATGCGGGAATCGTGGAGGGCCGGGCAACTCCCCGGAGTCTCCGGGAGCTTCGCGCGGCTCAAGCCAGGACGGTGCTAGTGGTGGACGAGTCCTCTCTGGCGTCCAGCGAGCAGATGAGGGGCCTGCTCCGCATCGCAACAGCGCTCCGGTTGCCGCGCGTGGTGCTGGTCGGGGACGAGAAGCAGCTCGACGGGGTGGAGGCTGGGAAGCCCTTCGCGCAGTTGAAGGCCGCGGGGATGGCCACGGCCGCGGTGGATGAGATCGTGCGCCAGCGCGACGTCGATCTCAAGGAAGCGGTGCGGGCGAGCCTGGCAGGGGAAGTGAGGATCGCCTTCGAAAAGCTTGGAGACAGGATAACGCGGGTGGAACCGGAGCATCTCGGCCGGGATGCGGCCGAGCGCTGGCTCGCATTGTCACCGGAGAAGCGCAAGACCGCGGGGGTGATCGCGCCGACGAGGGCGCTACGTGACGCGATCAACGAGACGATACGGGAAAGACTTCTCGCCGAAGGCGCGGTCCACGGCTCGGCGCACGAGGTTCGGAAGCTCGTTTCGCGCGGTCTCACCCGCGCCGAGATGACCCGATCAGGCAACTACGAAATCGGGGACACGGTAATTTTCAACCGCTGCTACAAGACCCTCGGCGTCGAGAAGAACGATGCACGCCAAGTCGCGCGGGTCGATGCCGGGGGCTCCCGGGTGCATCTCCGCGACGATCGCGGCAACCTGGTCGAGTGGAATCCTGTCCGGATCGCAGCGGCCAAGGGCGGGGTCGAGGTGTTCCGAAGCGAGACCATGGAGCTTCGGAGCGGCGACCGTATCCGGTTCACGCGCAACGATCCGTCCTCCGATCTCACCAACGGACAGGTTGCCGAGGTGGAATCCTTGGACAAGGACGGCGTCCGCTTCCGTCTGGAGGACGGCACGCCCGCCAAACTCGGCGGCAAGGATGCTCAACTGGGTCACATCGACCATGCCTGGGCTGCCACGATCCACTCCTTTCAGGGCCGGACGGTGGACCAAATCATTGCGGCAATGCCCGCCGGGAACCGCGAGCTGGTCAACCAGAAGTCCTTCTACGTTGCCATAAGCCGGGCGCGGGACGCGGCCGACCTCGTCACGGATGATCCCGAACGGCTCGCCGATCAGTTGCAACGGGTCACCGGGGAGCGGGTCGCGGCGCTCGATGCGGTGGCTCAGGAGGCCGAACTGGATGTCGGAAAGGAGGGTCAGGTGGCTTTCGACCTGGAAGTCGGGGAGGCTGAAAGCCCGAACGACGGTGTGGAACGCGCACCCGAAGTCGACCGGGAGAGCGACCGAACCGACGGGCGCGAGGGTTGGACGGATCCGGAGATGGAGCGGGACGGCGACCCGCAGGATTCCGCTCCCCAGTCCGAACGGGAAAACATGCCGGCGCCCGAGGAAATATTGCGCGAGTTGGATCTCGATCTCTGA